The following DNA comes from Chrysiogenes arsenatis DSM 11915.
CCAAGGTATTCCTGCAGTGATTCTTTGGCACGATCATACAAACCAGCCGCCTTGTAATCACGCGCCAGTTCCAGCAGTGAGCGGGCAAACACATCGCGATCCGTCCCGATTTGCAAAGTTTTGTGTATTTTGATGGCCTGCTCCAGCTCACCCCGTTCGCGCAGCAGTTGCCCGAGCGCGAGATAGGCGTACTTATCCTCGCTGTCCATCGACAGCGCTTTGCGGATCCCTTCAAAAACGTAGTCTTTGCGGTGCCGCTCGCGCGTTACCGTCTTACCCCTGAATAGATTCAGCATGCGGGAGGTGCTCCTTCGGAATCGTTACGGGGAGTTGTTCCACCGTCACTTCCTTCAGCTTTTGGTTCTCGTCTTCGAGTTTTTTAATCTGCTTCGCCTGTTTTTTGATTTCGCTTTTCAGGCGAAATTTATCGAGTAACATTGTCAAGTAGACAACAATACCCCCAATCAAGATCGAGAATACCACCACCAGCAAAAGCGGCATCTGCTGTTCCAAGCCTGGGAAATAGTGGATAACCACTTCGCCCCGGTTAAAATAGGCAAAGTAAATCAGGGCGATCAGAACGGCAAAGCGGAGAATATTCTTGAATGTGTCCATTACACCTCCATGCCAGCGGCGATCAACCGCGCAATGGTTTCGGGAACTTCGGCAAGTGGGCAGAGGATTTTTTCCCCCG
Coding sequences within:
- a CDS encoding LapA family protein produces the protein MDTFKNILRFAVLIALIYFAYFNRGEVVIHYFPGLEQQMPLLLVVVFSILIGGIVVYLTMLLDKFRLKSEIKKQAKQIKKLEDENQKLKEVTVEQLPVTIPKEHLPHAESIQG